From a single Oncorhynchus tshawytscha isolate Ot180627B linkage group LG29, Otsh_v2.0, whole genome shotgun sequence genomic region:
- the LOC112233580 gene encoding gamma-glutamyl hydrolase, protein MSNFALLFCFAFSTLSSCTALKRNDEPIIGVLAQEVYSPRPQNASYIAASYVKFLESAGARVVPVMINKTLEEYKTLFNSINGILYPGGGVSILTSGYAKAARIFYELAIEANSRGDYFPVWGTCLGFEELTYLTSGKMLLSHTNTSGVALPLVFSNRSRESRMFKGFPSELLDALASEPITENSHKWSLTLAIYNSNADLRKFYKVLTTSSDGINEFVSTMEAYGFPIYGTQWHPEKNTFEWTKPYIPHSPLAVKVTFFMADFFVNEARKNFHKFEDEEVEKRALIYNYNPVYTGIKSVFEQIYYF, encoded by the exons ATGAGCAATTTTGCCCTACTGTTTTGTTTTGCTTTCTCAACTTTGTCCTCGTGCACAGCGCTGAAGAGGAACGACGAGCCTATTATCG GTGTTTTAGCGCAGGAGGTATACTCGCCTCGACCGCAGAATGCGTCTTATATAGCCGCATCGTATGTCAAGTTCCTGGAGTCTGCTGGAGCAAGAGTCGTCCCTGTGAT GATAAATAAGACACTGGAAGAGTACAAAACACTGTTCAACTCCATTAATGG AATACTCTACCCTGGTGGAGGTGTTAGCATCCTCACATCTGGGTATGCAAAGGCTGCTAGAATCTTTTATGAGCTTGCCATAGAG GCCAACTCAAGGGGTGACTATTTCCCTGTATGGGGCACGTGTCTTGGATTCGAGGAATTGACGTACCTGACCAGTGGAAAGATGCTTCTGTCCCACACCAATACCAGTGGTGTGGCATTGCCACTGGTGTTTAGTAACA GATCAAGAGAGAGTAGGATGTTCAAGGGCTTCCCATCAGAGCTCCTGGATGCACTGGCCTCTGAGCCAATCACTGAAAACTCCCATAAATGGAGTCTCACTTTGGCG ATTTATAACAGCAATGCAGACCTTAGGAAGTTCTACAAAGTCCTGACCACAAGCAGTGATGGGATAAATGAGTTTGTGTCAACTATGGAAG CATATGGCTTCCCCATCTATGGAACCCAATGGCACCCTGAAAAGAATACATTTGAATGGACAAAGCCGTACATTCCACACTCTCCATTGGCTGTAAAGGTTACTTTCTTCATGGCCGATTTCTTTGTCAATGAAG CTAGAAAAAACTTTCACAAATTTgaggatgaggaggtggagaagagggcACTGATATATAACTACAATCCTGTGTACACTGGAATCAAGTCAGTCTTTGAACAAATATATTACTTTTGA